A single genomic interval of Labrus bergylta chromosome 18, fLabBer1.1, whole genome shotgun sequence harbors:
- the trmt5 gene encoding tRNA (guanine(37)-N1)-methyltransferase has translation MTHTKHARERRMWRLLIRVFASVQPQRNLKAAVVHRSHLSASSAPASSVPGFVLKPTMEHKLYRPPPDVRGMTCLDKEAFTQTISVPALRVPTRVLNKVVKSLKKSTIQRPGVPRVLQEKEEGSDFRLVLLDPHRVTSPTSFSEAEAEALRSFSVSQELQHYDLRLTYDNLKSEEVLEAVLPQGQDVTSSFSRVGHIAHMNLRDHQLPYKNLIGQVIMDKNPGVTCVVNKTNTIDSTYRNFKMEMLAGEENMVAKVRENGVAYEFDFSRVYWNPRLSTEHQRVVQLVKRGDTVFDVFAGVGPFAIPAARSGANVVANDLNPESYRWLQHNCKLNKVESKVRTFNLDGRAFIQGPVKQELPALLKKKDVIHVVMNLPALALEFLDAFRGLLHREHVCEESLPTVHCYGFSKDNEPETDVVKRASSSLGFPVEERCSVHFVRNVAPNKDMMCVTFTLPKEVLFSSDHEQTESSSEPPPKRQKCEEATGST, from the exons ATGACGCATACGAAGCATGCCCGAGAGCGGAGGATGTGGAG GCTCCTTATAAGAGTCTTTGCATCTGTACAACCTCAGAGAAACTTAAAAGCTGCTGTTGTCCACCGGAGCCACTTGTCTGCTTCTTCAGCGCCAGCCTCGTCGGTTCCTGGCTTTGTTTTGAAGCCCACAATGGAGCATAAACTGTACCGACCCCCTCCAGATGTTCGGGGTATGACCTGTCTGGACAAAGAGGCCTTCACACAGACCATCTCTGTCCCTGCTCTACGGGTGCCCACTCGGGTTTTAAACAAAGTGGTCAAGAGCCTGAAGAAGTCCACCATCCAGCGCCCTGGAGTgcccagagtgctccaagagaaagaggagggtaGTGACTTTCGGTTGGTCCTGTTGGACCCTCACAGAGTGACTTCGCCCACCTCTTTCAGTGAGGCAGAGGCCGAGGCTCTGAGGTCTTTCAGTGTCTCTCAGGAGCTGCAGCACTATGATCTGAGGCTCACCTACGACAACTTGAAGAGCGAAGAGGTGCTGGAGGCTGTGCTGCCTCAGGGTCAGGATGTGACTTCTTCTTTCAGCAGGGTGGGACACATTGCACACATGAACCTGAGGGACCACCAGCTCCCTTACAAGAACCTCATAG GTCAAGTCATCATGGACAAAAATCCTGGCGTCACCTGTGTGGTAAATAAGACAAACACCATCGACTCCACTTACCGCAACTTTAAGATGGAGATGCTGGCTGGAGAGGAAAACATGGTCGCCAAA GTAAGAGAAAATGGGGTGGCATATGAGTTTGATTTTTCTCGTGTGTACTGGAACCCCAGGCTGAGTACTGAGCATCAGCGTGTGGTGCAGCTCGTCAAACGTGGGGACAccgtgtttgatgtgtttgccGGCGTTGGTCCCTTTGCCATCCCTGCTGCCCGCTCCGGTGCCAACGTGGTGGCCAACGATCTCAACCCAGAGTCCTACCGATGGCTTCAGCACAACTGCAAACTCAACAAGGTGGAGAGCAAAGTCCGAACCTTCAACCTTGACGGACGAGCGTTCATCCAGGGACCTGTGAAGCAGGAGCTGCCTGCACTGCTGAAGAAAAAAGATGTAATCCACGTGGTGATGAACCTGCCCGCCTTGGCTCTGGAATTCCTGGATGCATTCAGGGGCCTGTTGCACAGAGAGCATGTCTGTGAAGAGAGCCTACCCACAGTGCACTGCTACGGCTTCTCAAAAGATAATGAACCTGAGACAGACGTGGTGAAGAGGGCGTCCAGTAGCCTTGGATTCCCTGTGGAGGAGCGGTGTTCAGTGCATTTTGTGCGCAATGTAGCACCAAACAAGGATATGATGTGTGTGACATTCACACTCCCCAAAGAGGTCCTCTTCAGCAGTGATCATGAGCAGACAG AGTCGTCAAGTGAACCACCaccaaaaagacagaaatgtgaGGAAGCTACAGGTTCAACGTGA